A stretch of DNA from Chloroflexota bacterium:
CGTCTTCACCTCCCCGTATATCTCGGATGCCGTAACATGGAGTTCCGAGTGGCGTATGACGGACAGAATCATAAGGCGCTGCGGCGTCAAGCGATGGCCGGACTCCCTCAATGCCTGTGCGGTCGCCTGTTCACAACTCATTGCACGCTCCATTTCGGTGAATCTTCGCTCGCCGATCCAAAGTCTCAACAGCCTGATGGTATCAACATAAGCGCCTGTCGTCTATAATCGCTTATGACTGCTACTGGCGAATATGCGGCAGATCAATGAATTACGATACCCTTCCTCCTCTCATGACGGGGAAGGATAGGATGGGGAAGTAATCGGAATCGT
This window harbors:
- a CDS encoding transcriptional repressor, with product MERAMSCEQATAQALRESGHRLTPQRLMILSVIRHSELHVTASEIYGEVKT